The Providencia sp. PROV188 genome includes a region encoding these proteins:
- a CDS encoding FGGY-family carbohydrate kinase yields MNSPTQSKNDDVVIGIDVGTGSARAGIFDLHGNMLASAKHDITLYRDGANFVEQSSNEIWNAVCYCVKHAMANAKIDAKRVAGIGFDATCSLVVLDKNQQPISVSPSEDPERNIIVWMDHRATEQAERINSLKHPVLNYVGGKISPEMETPKILWLKENRRQTYDNAWQFFDLADFLTWKSTGSLARSTCTVTCKWTYLAHEKRWDADYFRQIGLAELADENFARIGQEIVEPGTPNGSGLTAQAAEQMGLLVGTPVAAGMIDAHAGGIGTVGVNGDATANMAYVFGTSSCTMTTTQDPVFIPGVWGPYYSAMVPGMWLNEGGQSAAGAAIDQLLSLHPMATQAKVMAKEQGKPLPVMLADKVLEKSGTPSQAVELAKGIHIVPEFLGNRAPFADPHAKAIIAGLTMDNSFDNLLAFYTAGVCSIGYGLRQIIDAQAQSGAVIQNIAISGGAGQHPLIRQLLADTCGVPVISTQADEPVLLGSAILGAVAGGVCENVAQAMAQFANIDLTYQPNEQFKLHHQTRFTSFQHLQQCARELKG; encoded by the coding sequence ATGAACAGCCCTACGCAAAGTAAAAATGACGACGTCGTCATTGGTATTGATGTCGGTACAGGCAGTGCCCGTGCAGGTATTTTTGATCTGCATGGCAACATGCTTGCGTCAGCTAAACACGATATTACGCTCTACCGTGATGGAGCCAATTTCGTAGAGCAATCAAGTAACGAAATCTGGAATGCCGTTTGTTATTGTGTGAAACATGCAATGGCAAATGCCAAGATTGATGCGAAACGTGTCGCAGGAATTGGTTTTGATGCGACCTGCTCTCTGGTTGTTTTAGATAAAAACCAGCAACCTATTTCTGTCAGCCCGAGTGAGGATCCTGAACGCAATATTATTGTTTGGATGGATCACCGCGCCACAGAACAAGCTGAGCGCATCAATAGCCTAAAACATCCAGTATTGAATTATGTTGGGGGGAAAATTTCTCCTGAAATGGAAACCCCAAAAATTCTTTGGTTAAAAGAAAATCGCCGCCAAACTTATGATAATGCGTGGCAATTCTTTGATTTAGCAGACTTCCTAACGTGGAAATCAACAGGCTCTTTAGCGCGCTCTACATGCACAGTAACCTGTAAGTGGACTTACTTGGCACATGAAAAACGCTGGGATGCTGATTATTTTCGCCAAATTGGTCTCGCTGAATTAGCGGACGAAAACTTTGCTCGCATTGGTCAAGAAATTGTCGAACCAGGCACACCAAACGGAAGCGGCTTAACCGCCCAAGCGGCTGAACAAATGGGACTGTTGGTTGGGACGCCAGTTGCCGCAGGGATGATTGATGCTCATGCTGGTGGAATTGGTACAGTTGGGGTGAATGGTGATGCTACTGCAAATATGGCATATGTTTTCGGTACGTCTTCCTGCACGATGACCACCACCCAAGACCCGGTGTTTATCCCTGGTGTTTGGGGACCTTATTATTCTGCAATGGTCCCGGGAATGTGGCTCAACGAAGGGGGACAAAGTGCTGCCGGTGCGGCAATTGACCAACTACTTTCGTTACATCCGATGGCTACACAAGCCAAAGTGATGGCAAAAGAGCAAGGCAAACCATTACCCGTTATGCTGGCGGATAAGGTATTAGAAAAATCAGGTACCCCATCTCAAGCAGTTGAATTAGCTAAAGGTATTCATATTGTTCCTGAATTTTTAGGCAATAGAGCCCCCTTCGCCGATCCCCACGCGAAAGCCATCATAGCGGGCTTAACCATGGATAACAGCTTTGATAACTTACTTGCCTTCTATACCGCTGGCGTTTGCAGTATTGGCTATGGATTGCGACAAATTATTGATGCTCAGGCGCAATCAGGCGCCGTTATCCAAAACATCGCTATCAGTGGTGGTGCTGGTCAGCACCCTCTGATCCGCCAACTTCTAGCGGATACCTGTGGTGTTCCTGTGATTTCAACTCAAGCGGATGAACCAGTATTACTGGGCTCTGCTATTTTGGGTGCTGTCGCAGGAGGTGTTTGTGAGAATGTTGCACAAGCAATGGCTCAATTTGCAAATATTGATTTAACATATCAGCCTAATGAGCAATTTAAATTACATCATCAAACTCGGTTCACTTCTTTCCAGCATTTACAACAATGTGCTAGAGAATTGAAAGGTTAA
- a CDS encoding nicotinamide mononucleotide deamidase-related protein YfaY: MLIVEMLSTGDEVLHGQIIDTNAAWLADCLFQQGLPLHSRTTVGDSLDSLVETFIERSHHADVVIVNGGLGPTSDDLSALAAATAAGVPLVEHPEWIAVMESYFTARGREMPATNRKQAMLPANAELIDNPVGTACGFTLYLNDCWFFFTPGVPSEFKVMINEQIIPRLRQKLTLPEPPICLRLTSFGRSESSLARQFDPIELPKECVLGYRSSMPIIELKLTGPANQRDAMEQIWQVVKAGVGDNKVFEGTEGIGALVRESLEQQQLSVVTHEQFSAGLLYWTLNAAKVPVTQGNIEKSATHSDLAALVQTAKNNRSLNQREIGLVIGEYYDGTLSLALSTPTGSYAQCVNYLPRNHSELEKQQVSVMLMLDMLSRWLDGRPIIGDYEWLEQIQVMEVN, translated from the coding sequence ATGTTGATTGTAGAAATGTTAAGTACCGGTGATGAAGTGCTGCATGGGCAAATTATTGACACCAATGCGGCGTGGCTAGCGGATTGTTTGTTCCAGCAAGGATTACCGCTGCATAGCCGTACAACGGTCGGTGACTCTCTTGATAGCTTAGTGGAAACATTTATTGAGCGTAGCCATCATGCCGATGTGGTTATTGTTAATGGTGGATTAGGCCCTACGAGTGATGATCTCAGTGCGTTAGCGGCTGCAACGGCTGCGGGTGTACCGCTTGTTGAGCATCCTGAATGGATTGCGGTAATGGAGAGCTATTTCACTGCTCGAGGGCGCGAAATGCCGGCAACTAATCGTAAGCAGGCCATGTTACCCGCCAATGCCGAACTTATTGATAATCCAGTGGGAACTGCTTGTGGTTTTACGCTGTATCTTAATGATTGTTGGTTCTTTTTTACACCGGGCGTCCCTTCTGAGTTTAAAGTTATGATCAATGAACAGATCATTCCTCGTTTACGTCAAAAACTTACGTTACCAGAGCCACCTATTTGTTTACGTCTAACCAGTTTTGGTCGCAGTGAAAGCAGTCTTGCAAGGCAGTTTGACCCAATTGAGCTACCAAAAGAGTGTGTGTTGGGTTACCGTTCTTCAATGCCAATCATTGAATTAAAATTGACCGGACCTGCAAATCAACGCGATGCGATGGAGCAAATCTGGCAAGTCGTGAAAGCGGGTGTTGGTGACAATAAAGTATTTGAAGGTACCGAAGGTATTGGCGCGTTAGTGCGAGAATCACTTGAACAACAACAGCTTTCAGTTGTGACACACGAACAGTTCAGTGCCGGCTTACTCTATTGGACATTGAATGCAGCAAAAGTGCCTGTCACTCAAGGAAATATTGAAAAATCAGCAACGCATTCAGATTTGGCAGCCTTAGTCCAAACTGCAAAGAATAATCGGTCGCTAAATCAGCGTGAGATTGGTTTAGTCATTGGCGAATATTATGATGGAACTTTATCTTTAGCATTATCCACCCCAACAGGCAGTTATGCTCAGTGTGTAAATTATTTACCTCGCAATCACTCAGAACTGGAAAAACAGCAGGTTAGCGTGATGTTGATGTTGGATATGTTATCTCGTTGGCTAGATGGTCGCCCAATCATTGGGGATTATGAATGGTTAGAGCAAATTCAAGTGATGGAAGTTAACTAA
- a CDS encoding PTS sugar transporter subunit IIB produces the protein MKITVVCGNGLGTSLMMEMSIKTILKDLQVAADVDHVDLGSAKGTVSDIFVGTTDIAEQLVAQQVGGEIVALENMIDKVAMKERLSVALQKLGAM, from the coding sequence ATGAAAATCACTGTTGTTTGTGGAAATGGTTTAGGTACAAGTCTAATGATGGAAATGAGCATCAAGACAATTTTAAAAGACCTACAAGTTGCGGCTGATGTTGACCACGTTGACTTAGGTTCAGCCAAAGGTACTGTCAGCGATATTTTTGTCGGCACTACAGATATCGCAGAACAATTAGTTGCTCAACAAGTTGGCGGTGAAATTGTTGCTCTGGAAAATATGATTGATAAAGTCGCGATGAAAGAACGTCTGAGCGTGGCTTTACAGAAACTCGGCGCGATGTAA
- the fabV gene encoding enoyl-ACP reductase FabV, with amino-acid sequence MIIKPKIRGFICTTAHPAGCEAHVREQIAYVKSRGELKNGPKKVLVIGASTGYGLASRINAAFGSGAATIGVFFEKPGSESKTGSAGWYNAAGFDKAAKEAGLYAKSINGDAFSNECRQTVIDLIKQDLGQIDLVVYSLASPVRKMPETGEVVRSALKPIGEPYKSVALDTNKDVLIEAVVEPANEQEIEDTVKVMGGQDWELWMNALADAGVLADNAQSVAYSYIGTDLTWPIYWHGTLGKAKEDLDRAAHAINEKMAKKGGSAHVAVLKSVVTQASSAIPVMPLYISIVFKIMKEQGIHEGCIEQIQRLFATKLFSGETPETDEKNRLRLDDWELRDDVQETCRQIWKQLNDDNINALTDYQGYKAEFLRLFGFGLDGVDYEADLSGEANFEVKELV; translated from the coding sequence ATGATTATCAAACCTAAAATTCGTGGTTTTATCTGCACTACAGCTCACCCAGCAGGCTGCGAAGCCCATGTTCGTGAGCAAATTGCCTATGTGAAATCTCGTGGTGAACTGAAAAATGGACCGAAAAAGGTTCTGGTAATTGGTGCATCCACTGGTTATGGTCTGGCTTCACGCATCAATGCGGCTTTTGGCAGCGGTGCAGCGACCATCGGTGTTTTCTTTGAAAAGCCGGGCAGTGAGAGCAAAACAGGTTCCGCAGGCTGGTACAACGCCGCTGGTTTTGACAAAGCAGCGAAAGAAGCGGGTCTGTATGCGAAAAGCATCAACGGTGATGCATTCTCCAATGAATGCCGTCAAACCGTAATCGACTTGATTAAACAAGATTTAGGTCAAATCGATTTAGTGGTTTATTCACTGGCTTCTCCAGTGCGTAAAATGCCTGAAACGGGTGAAGTTGTACGTTCAGCATTAAAACCAATTGGTGAACCGTACAAATCTGTTGCGCTGGATACCAACAAAGATGTGCTGATCGAAGCCGTTGTTGAACCTGCCAACGAGCAAGAAATCGAAGACACCGTGAAAGTGATGGGCGGTCAAGATTGGGAATTGTGGATGAACGCATTAGCGGATGCTGGTGTTCTGGCTGACAATGCTCAATCCGTTGCTTACTCCTATATCGGTACTGATTTAACGTGGCCAATCTACTGGCACGGTACATTAGGTAAAGCGAAAGAAGATTTAGATCGCGCAGCCCATGCTATCAATGAAAAAATGGCGAAGAAAGGCGGTTCCGCACATGTTGCTGTACTGAAATCTGTGGTCACTCAAGCATCTTCAGCAATTCCTGTAATGCCTCTTTATATCTCAATCGTGTTCAAAATCATGAAAGAGCAGGGCATTCATGAAGGTTGTATCGAGCAAATTCAACGTCTGTTCGCAACTAAATTATTCAGCGGTGAAACACCAGAAACTGACGAGAAAAACCGTCTGCGCCTGGATGACTGGGAACTGCGTGATGATGTGCAAGAAACTTGTCGTCAAATCTGGAAACAGCTTAACGACGACAACATCAATGCACTGACTGATTATCAAGGCTACAAAGCTGAATTCTTACGTTTATTCGGATTTGGCTTAGATGGCGTTGATTACGAAGCAGACTTAAGCGGCGAAGCTAATTTTGAAGTGAAAGAATTAGTTTAA
- a CDS encoding LacI family DNA-binding transcriptional regulator translates to MQKTRKRKNTGRVTLQDVAKYAGVGSMTVSRALRTPELVSDKLREKINEAVEELGYIPNSAAGILASGQSRTIAVLIPSLRDSASSVFLQALQEVLNKNNYQVVIGSHDYQHKKESEVLLTLLQSSPAALVIFGAMNSESALGTLNNLPIPVINVTGDPAHRFTLNIKNNLGEAVSFLTHYLLQKGHQRIGYIGAQMDSKMQGQQLSGWNNTLLKNNLSAEQSITTPYVATMDFGRQAISEMLTRQPELEAVICSHEMIALGVMFECQRRLIKIPKMLAVVCVEGSENCDHIHPSLTSVRIDYSKMARETAKKLLKWLGDTEESFADVQDEIVFPYKFEARQSG, encoded by the coding sequence ATGCAGAAAACCCGAAAAAGAAAGAATACAGGCAGAGTCACATTACAAGACGTCGCGAAATATGCGGGAGTCGGTTCAATGACGGTATCGCGTGCTTTGCGTACACCGGAGTTAGTCTCGGATAAATTGAGGGAGAAAATCAATGAAGCTGTTGAGGAGCTCGGTTACATTCCCAATTCCGCTGCTGGCATTTTAGCGTCAGGTCAAAGCCGAACCATTGCAGTATTGATCCCATCATTACGAGACAGTGCAAGCTCAGTTTTTCTGCAAGCTTTACAAGAAGTCTTGAACAAAAATAATTATCAAGTGGTGATTGGTAGTCACGATTATCAGCATAAAAAAGAGTCTGAGGTGTTACTCACGCTGTTGCAAAGTAGCCCCGCCGCATTAGTGATTTTTGGTGCAATGAATTCTGAAAGTGCCTTGGGGACTCTGAATAATTTACCTATCCCCGTAATTAACGTGACGGGGGATCCTGCTCATCGCTTTACACTCAATATAAAAAACAATTTAGGTGAAGCGGTTAGTTTTCTTACACACTATTTGCTGCAAAAAGGTCACCAGCGCATTGGTTATATTGGTGCACAAATGGACAGCAAAATGCAGGGGCAACAACTGAGTGGTTGGAATAACACACTGTTAAAGAATAACTTAAGTGCTGAGCAAAGTATTACGACGCCGTATGTGGCCACCATGGACTTTGGTCGGCAGGCGATTAGTGAAATGTTGACCCGTCAACCAGAATTAGAAGCCGTGATTTGTAGCCATGAAATGATAGCGTTAGGGGTCATGTTTGAATGTCAGCGGCGCCTAATCAAAATTCCGAAGATGTTGGCAGTGGTGTGCGTTGAAGGGTCGGAAAATTGTGATCATATTCATCCATCGCTCACATCAGTGCGCATTGATTACAGTAAAATGGCGCGAGAGACCGCGAAAAAACTCTTAAAATGGTTAGGGGATACGGAAGAAAGTTTTGCCGATGTTCAGGATGAAATTGTCTTCCCTTATAAATTTGAGGCAAGACAAAGTGGCTAG
- a CDS encoding PTS ascorbate transporter subunit IIC yields MEFFRFLMQDVLSEPAVLVGLIALIGLIAQKKPVTECIKGTIKTIMGFVILGAGAGLVVSSLGDFSAIFQHAFGINGVVPNNEAIVSIAQKSFGREMAMIMFFAMLINILIARLTPWKFIFLTGHHTLFMSMMIAVILATAGMEGTMLVAVGSLIVGFCMVFFPAIAHPYMKKVTGSDDVAIGHFSTISYVLAGFIGSKFGNKEHSTEDMNVPKSLLFLRDTPVAISFTMFIIFIITCLFAGSDFVREVSGGKNWFMFSLMQSITFAAGVYIILQGVRMVIAEIVPAFKGISDKLVPNAKPALDCPVVFPYAPNAVLVGFLSSFAAGVLGMFVLYALNMTVIIPGVVPHFFVGAAAGVFGNATGGRRGAILGAFAQGLLITFLPVFLLPVLGDIGIANTTFSDADFGAIGILLGIIVR; encoded by the coding sequence ATGGAATTCTTTCGTTTTCTGATGCAAGATGTGCTTTCTGAACCGGCGGTACTCGTCGGCCTGATCGCACTTATCGGTCTGATTGCTCAAAAGAAACCTGTTACTGAATGCATTAAAGGCACCATCAAAACCATCATGGGTTTTGTAATTTTAGGCGCCGGTGCAGGGTTAGTTGTCAGTTCTTTAGGTGATTTTTCCGCAATTTTTCAACACGCATTTGGTATCAATGGCGTCGTGCCGAACAACGAAGCAATCGTGTCTATTGCACAAAAAAGCTTCGGTCGTGAAATGGCAATGATCATGTTCTTTGCGATGTTAATCAATATCTTGATTGCTCGCCTGACCCCATGGAAATTTATCTTCCTGACAGGTCACCATACTTTATTCATGTCCATGATGATTGCGGTTATCTTAGCGACCGCAGGTATGGAAGGAACTATGCTCGTTGCTGTCGGTTCACTAATTGTTGGTTTCTGTATGGTGTTTTTCCCTGCGATTGCACACCCGTACATGAAAAAAGTCACCGGTTCTGATGATGTAGCAATTGGTCACTTCTCCACGATATCTTATGTGTTAGCGGGCTTTATCGGTAGCAAATTTGGTAATAAAGAACATTCTACTGAAGATATGAATGTGCCAAAAAGCTTACTGTTCCTGCGTGATACACCTGTCGCTATTTCGTTCACTATGTTCATCATCTTTATCATTACTTGTTTGTTTGCAGGCAGTGATTTTGTTCGTGAAGTGAGCGGTGGTAAAAACTGGTTCATGTTCTCGTTGATGCAATCTATTACTTTTGCAGCGGGTGTTTACATCATTCTGCAAGGTGTGCGTATGGTTATTGCCGAGATCGTTCCTGCATTTAAAGGGATCTCTGATAAATTAGTGCCAAATGCAAAACCTGCATTAGACTGCCCAGTGGTCTTCCCTTACGCACCGAATGCTGTGTTAGTTGGCTTCTTAAGCAGCTTTGCAGCGGGTGTATTAGGCATGTTTGTTTTGTATGCACTGAACATGACGGTAATTATTCCGGGAGTTGTACCACACTTCTTCGTAGGTGCGGCGGCTGGGGTATTCGGTAACGCTACGGGTGGACGCCGTGGTGCTATCCTTGGTGCCTTTGCTCAAGGTCTGTTAATTACCTTCTTACCTGTATTCTTACTGCCAGTCCTCGGCGACATCGGTATTGCAAATACGACCTTTAGTGACGCTGACTTCGGCGCTATCGGAATTTTATTAGGTATTATCGTTCGATAA
- the map gene encoding type I methionyl aminopeptidase, translating to MDNITIKNVEEIELMRESGRLLASVFKMLDEFIVPGISTMEINDKVESYIVNELQARPASKGQYGYQYVLNTSINEVVCHGVPKVDEILKPKDIINVDITLEKNGFIADSSKMYVMPEASPLARKLVKDTYNAMWEGIKQVKPGATLGDIGSAIQHHAESNGYSVVREYCGHGIGRKMHEDPQVLHYGTRGRGLVLKEGMTFTIEPMINQGGMKIKTKKDGWTVVTRDKKLSAQSEHTILVTKDGYEVLTLRDEER from the coding sequence ATGGACAATATCACGATTAAAAATGTTGAAGAGATAGAATTAATGCGAGAATCTGGTCGATTGCTTGCTAGCGTTTTTAAAATGTTGGATGAGTTTATTGTTCCCGGAATATCCACAATGGAAATTAACGACAAAGTCGAAAGCTATATTGTGAATGAACTTCAAGCACGTCCTGCTAGTAAAGGCCAATATGGTTATCAATATGTTCTAAATACATCAATTAACGAAGTCGTGTGCCATGGTGTGCCAAAAGTCGATGAAATCTTAAAGCCAAAAGATATTATTAATGTGGATATTACCCTTGAGAAAAATGGCTTTATTGCTGACTCAAGTAAAATGTACGTGATGCCAGAGGCTTCCCCACTTGCCCGAAAATTAGTGAAAGATACCTATAATGCAATGTGGGAAGGGATCAAGCAGGTAAAACCAGGTGCTACGTTAGGTGATATTGGATCAGCTATCCAACATCATGCGGAATCAAACGGTTATAGCGTTGTTCGTGAATATTGTGGGCATGGTATTGGTCGAAAAATGCATGAGGATCCGCAAGTATTACATTATGGAACCCGTGGACGCGGTTTGGTTCTAAAAGAAGGTATGACATTCACCATAGAGCCAATGATCAACCAAGGTGGCATGAAAATAAAAACAAAAAAAGATGGTTGGACGGTCGTGACGCGAGATAAAAAGCTTTCTGCGCAGTCGGAACACACCATCTTGGTCACTAAAGATGGTTATGAAGTACTGACTTTGCGTGACGAAGAGCGCTAA
- a CDS encoding PTS sugar transporter subunit IIA codes for MLTTLLTPNVVQVVDSANDWRDAIKIACNPLINNKFIEPRYIDAIIQSHEKIGPYYVLGPGIAMPHARPEDGVNQLSLGLTVIKQGVEFGSEGNDPIKLLIVLAATDSNSHIGAIAKLAELFDNQEDIDSIMQSENVDDILNIIAKYE; via the coding sequence ATGCTAACTACGTTACTAACCCCGAATGTGGTTCAGGTGGTTGACAGCGCCAATGACTGGCGTGATGCAATAAAAATTGCCTGTAATCCCTTAATTAATAATAAGTTCATCGAACCTCGTTATATTGATGCCATCATTCAATCCCACGAAAAAATCGGCCCTTACTATGTATTAGGCCCAGGTATTGCAATGCCACATGCCCGCCCTGAAGACGGAGTTAACCAGTTATCTCTTGGTTTAACCGTCATCAAACAAGGGGTTGAGTTTGGTTCAGAAGGTAACGATCCAATTAAGTTATTGATTGTTCTTGCAGCAACAGACAGCAACAGCCATATCGGTGCGATTGCAAAACTGGCTGAACTTTTTGATAACCAAGAAGATATTGATAGCATCATGCAATCAGAAAACGTAGATGACATCCTTAACATCATCGCTAAATATGAATAA
- the pgsA gene encoding CDP-diacylglycerol--glycerol-3-phosphate 3-phosphatidyltransferase — protein MKLNIPTWLTLFRVILIPFFVLAFYLPVSWGPFACALIFVIAAVTDWFDGFLARLWKQTTKFGAFLDPVADKVMVATALVLVTESYDVWYVTLPAATMIAREIIISSLREWMAEIGKRSSVAVSWIGKFKTTAQMMSLVGLLWRPNPLIEHLSIALLYVAAILTFWSMFQYLKAAWGDLSEA, from the coding sequence ATGAAATTAAATATACCAACGTGGTTGACCTTATTCCGTGTCATCCTGATACCGTTTTTTGTATTAGCGTTTTATCTTCCTGTCAGTTGGGGACCTTTTGCTTGTGCGCTGATTTTTGTGATCGCCGCTGTGACGGATTGGTTCGACGGATTTTTAGCGCGTCTATGGAAGCAAACGACCAAGTTTGGTGCTTTCCTCGATCCTGTTGCAGACAAGGTTATGGTTGCGACAGCATTAGTCTTAGTGACTGAAAGTTACGATGTTTGGTATGTAACGTTACCCGCAGCAACCATGATTGCCCGTGAAATCATTATCTCTTCACTCAGAGAGTGGATGGCAGAAATTGGTAAGCGCAGCAGTGTGGCTGTTTCTTGGATTGGTAAGTTCAAAACTACCGCGCAAATGATGTCGCTGGTGGGCTTATTATGGCGTCCAAATCCGCTGATCGAACATCTGTCTATTGCACTTTTATATGTGGCTGCAATTCTGACTTTCTGGTCAATGTTCCAATATTTAAAGGCTGCGTGGGGCGATTTGAGCGAAGCGTGA
- a CDS encoding endonuclease/exonuclease/phosphatase family protein, whose product MKSIKTLVSAAILVSCGATAATTGSEVLMVQNGGTPNKVYSANKPTIKVATYNIGKNELAADVANLDELSKAIAKIDADVIVLTEIDNKTARSKKVNQLEEIAKANKMDFAFGKALDFDGGEYGVGILSKYKIEKSQVVNLPSGGAEQRVVLLSQITKPGFDSPIIIMGTHLDWQKDPTIRIGQVRHILDATIGDTETGFDNIAASIKILAGDFNSTAKEQPIQEISYFWDPVEKKGVNYRTWPAVNPAIDIDHIFTYKGQVWDVKTMTIPTDSKDFQWSKVSDHLPVIAELELQEQ is encoded by the coding sequence ATGAAATCAATAAAAACACTCGTGTCTGCCGCAATTTTAGTTTCGTGTGGTGCGACAGCGGCAACAACAGGTTCTGAAGTTTTAATGGTACAAAATGGTGGAACGCCGAATAAGGTGTATTCTGCAAATAAACCAACGATCAAAGTTGCTACTTATAATATTGGTAAAAATGAGTTGGCGGCGGATGTCGCTAATTTAGATGAATTGAGCAAAGCGATCGCTAAGATTGATGCGGATGTTATTGTCTTAACTGAAATTGACAATAAAACTGCACGTAGTAAGAAAGTGAACCAACTAGAGGAAATTGCCAAAGCAAACAAAATGGATTTTGCGTTTGGTAAGGCACTCGATTTTGATGGTGGTGAATATGGTGTAGGAATTTTATCAAAATATAAAATTGAGAAATCCCAAGTCGTGAATTTACCATCAGGCGGAGCAGAGCAGCGAGTGGTATTATTATCACAAATTACAAAACCTGGTTTTGACTCACCCATTATTATCATGGGAACTCACTTAGACTGGCAGAAAGATCCTACCATCCGCATAGGTCAAGTTCGCCATATTCTCGATGCGACGATTGGTGATACCGAAACAGGTTTTGATAATATTGCTGCCTCCATCAAAATCCTCGCAGGGGATTTTAACTCAACCGCAAAAGAGCAACCTATTCAGGAAATCAGCTATTTTTGGGATCCAGTTGAGAAAAAAGGGGTGAATTATCGCACATGGCCTGCTGTTAACCCTGCCATAGATATCGACCATATCTTTACCTATAAAGGTCAGGTTTGGGATGTGAAAACCATGACAATTCCAACAGACAGTAAAGACTTTCAATGGTCAAAAGTCAGTGACCATTTGCCGGTTATTGCAGAACTTGAGTTACAAGAACAGTAG
- a CDS encoding bestrophin-like domain encodes MFNLSELINDTPIDSILLFIVTFVLLIISAYIGKYIFKRRSAHEELADDEAKIILGAILSLLGLLIGFVLSISINGYNNRQQTEENEAIAIGNAYQRAQLLSGDERAEASLLIQQYLEARIEFFKSGVSDENSQWRMTSLTKQGQLWEIGVKQAQESPNPVVSSVLSAFGDLYVSQQKTMASWRHQIPNAAWFLLIFFAVCSNVLIGYNIRGTKGKNWLIVILPSLTTLALFMIAEIDIPGEGVIHVTPDDLLLLQDFLFKDGAWLGK; translated from the coding sequence ATGTTTAACCTCTCTGAGTTAATTAACGATACGCCCATTGATTCTATTCTTTTATTTATTGTCACCTTCGTTTTATTAATTATTTCTGCGTATATTGGAAAATATATTTTTAAACGCCGCAGTGCTCATGAAGAGCTAGCGGATGATGAGGCAAAAATTATTTTAGGCGCGATTTTGTCGTTATTGGGTCTGTTGATTGGCTTTGTATTATCGATTTCCATCAATGGTTATAACAACCGCCAGCAAACAGAAGAAAACGAAGCAATTGCGATTGGAAATGCTTATCAACGAGCACAATTACTCAGCGGTGATGAACGAGCAGAAGCCTCATTGCTTATTCAACAATATCTTGAAGCGCGCATCGAGTTTTTTAAATCGGGAGTGAGTGATGAAAACAGCCAATGGCGGATGACATCTCTGACTAAACAAGGGCAACTCTGGGAAATCGGTGTGAAACAGGCTCAAGAATCGCCGAACCCTGTGGTCTCTTCAGTTTTATCGGCGTTTGGTGATTTATATGTTTCTCAACAAAAAACTATGGCTAGCTGGCGACACCAAATCCCGAATGCTGCTTGGTTCTTACTGATATTTTTCGCTGTCTGCTCGAATGTCTTGATAGGTTATAACATTCGAGGAACAAAAGGTAAAAACTGGCTTATTGTTATTCTGCCATCTTTGACAACATTGGCGCTGTTTATGATTGCAGAAATTGATATCCCAGGAGAAGGGGTGATCCATGTTACGCCGGATGATTTACTTTTATTGCAGGACTTCTTATTTAAGGATGGTGCTTGGCTGGGAAAGTAA